In a single window of the Amycolatopsis sp. cg5 genome:
- a CDS encoding GntR family transcriptional regulator, whose amino-acid sequence MTEVDLRPWYVRISDDLRARIISGALPVGAQLPSYVEIRRTYGVSIATARKAVAVLRRDGYAYTAPGRGSVVVSQHPARDRDTTRRVVAEAEAGLDALIDHAARIGESLSTCLARLRRDRHRDS is encoded by the coding sequence ATGACTGAAGTGGACTTGCGCCCGTGGTACGTCCGTATCAGTGACGACCTGCGCGCCCGGATCATCTCGGGCGCGCTGCCCGTTGGCGCGCAGCTGCCCTCGTATGTCGAGATTCGCCGCACCTACGGTGTTTCTATTGCCACAGCTCGAAAAGCCGTGGCGGTATTGCGTCGCGACGGTTACGCCTACACCGCGCCGGGTCGCGGAAGCGTTGTGGTGTCACAACATCCCGCCCGTGACCGCGACACCACCCGTCGCGTGGTCGCCGAGGCGGAAGCCGGACTCGATGCGTTGATCGATCATGCCGCGCGGATCGGCGAAAGTTTGAGTACGTGCCTCGCCCGTCTGCGCCGCGACCGACACCGCGACAGCTAA